In the genome of Solibacillus silvestris, one region contains:
- a CDS encoding chemotaxis protein CheX — translation MSNSTHIQTILNGTINSLKTILPMIIDVKSPSIINEPYEQLEMGVLIGLVGDIKGRIIIDGTPEKFSSLGSAMFGMPLEGAMLESFTGELGNMIAGNLCTYTVQHDLELDITPPTVMVGHTKLYGFKQAFKIPATIEGIGDFVILYTIDTEEDE, via the coding sequence TTGAGTAATTCGACGCATATTCAAACCATTTTAAACGGGACAATAAATTCACTAAAAACTATATTACCTATGATTATAGATGTAAAATCTCCTTCCATCATAAATGAACCGTATGAACAACTTGAGATGGGTGTGCTAATAGGATTAGTTGGTGATATTAAAGGGCGCATTATCATTGATGGTACACCGGAAAAATTTAGTTCACTCGGCTCTGCAATGTTCGGAATGCCTTTGGAAGGTGCTATGCTGGAATCTTTTACAGGGGAACTTGGTAATATGATTGCCGGTAATTTATGTACATACACGGTCCAACATGATTTGGAGCTTGATATTACGCCACCTACCGTGATGGTTGGACATACGAAATTATATGGCTTTAAGCAAGCATTTAAAATACCCGCAACAATAGAAGGTATTGGAGATTTTGTTATTCTCTATACAATCGATACTGAAGAAGACGAGTAA
- a CDS encoding ADP-ribose pyrophosphatase: MSYIMNLRKKIGTTPIIMVGACVIILNEQRQLLMQLRKDNGCWGLAGGSMELGETLEEVAIREMYEETGLTAHSLQQFGIFSGKELYYQYPHGDEVYIVATTYICDDYSGTLRFDSDEAIDLKFFPFSALPEKISPPDQIVIQKYLETIN; the protein is encoded by the coding sequence ATGAGCTATATAATGAATCTACGCAAAAAAATTGGCACTACACCTATTATTATGGTGGGTGCCTGCGTGATTATTTTAAATGAACAAAGGCAATTACTAATGCAGCTTCGTAAGGATAATGGATGCTGGGGACTTGCAGGTGGATCAATGGAATTAGGTGAAACATTGGAAGAAGTCGCTATACGAGAAATGTACGAGGAAACTGGACTTACAGCACATAGTCTACAACAGTTTGGTATATTCTCCGGCAAAGAATTATACTATCAATATCCACATGGAGATGAAGTATATATAGTTGCAACAACATATATTTGTGATGATTATTCCGGTACATTACGTTTTGATTCAGATGAAGCAATAGATTTAAAATTTTTCCCCTTCAGTGCTCTGCCTGAAAAAATCAGCCCTCCCGATCAAATAGTAATCCAAAAATATTTGGAAACTATTAATTGA
- a CDS encoding peptidase S66, with the protein MFQPLQRGDKIGIFSSSVPATSTAKLRYDRGKEFLQAKGFHIIEGNLTGKQDGYRSGTPKERAKEFNQLLRDPSIKMIMSSIGGTNSNSLLPYIDYEAFKNNPKIVIGYSDTTAILLALFAKTNIPTYYGPALIPSFGEFEPLVHETYNYFKHYFSQPSVPYTIPMSPVWSDEMINWLTYEKPKTLYSNKWISFHEGVVEGRLIGGNNNTMYGFIGTPYFPVIKNGDILLIEDSLKSASTVEKNLAMLKLHGIFDKVGGIILGKHELFDDEGTGKQPLDLLLEQLDGKIIPILADVDCAHTHPMFPLAIGKKIRLDTITQTITCIEHWL; encoded by the coding sequence ATGTTTCAACCATTGCAACGAGGAGATAAAATCGGTATTTTTTCATCTTCTGTCCCGGCAACCTCTACCGCAAAATTACGCTACGATCGCGGTAAAGAATTTCTACAGGCAAAAGGATTTCATATTATAGAGGGAAATCTAACAGGTAAACAAGATGGCTATCGGTCAGGTACGCCAAAAGAACGAGCTAAAGAATTCAATCAACTACTAAGAGATCCTTCGATTAAAATGATCATGTCCTCAATCGGTGGGACAAATTCAAATAGCCTGCTCCCCTATATCGATTACGAAGCGTTTAAAAATAATCCGAAAATTGTGATTGGATACTCTGATACTACTGCAATTCTATTGGCCCTTTTCGCAAAAACAAATATACCTACATATTATGGCCCTGCACTCATCCCGTCATTTGGCGAATTTGAGCCGCTTGTCCATGAAACTTACAATTATTTCAAACACTATTTTTCTCAACCAAGCGTTCCGTATACGATTCCAATGTCACCTGTCTGGTCAGATGAAATGATAAACTGGCTAACTTATGAGAAGCCAAAAACACTCTATTCAAATAAATGGATTAGCTTTCATGAAGGTGTTGTCGAAGGACGACTAATTGGCGGCAATAATAATACAATGTATGGCTTCATCGGGACACCTTATTTTCCTGTTATTAAAAACGGCGATATTTTATTGATTGAGGATTCTTTAAAGAGTGCGTCAACTGTAGAAAAGAATTTGGCCATGTTGAAACTGCACGGGATCTTTGACAAAGTTGGAGGTATAATCCTCGGGAAACATGAGCTCTTTGATGATGAAGGAACCGGTAAACAGCCGCTTGATCTGTTATTGGAACAGTTGGATGGAAAAATAATTCCTATACTTGCCGATGTCGACTGTGCCCATACCCATCCGATGTTTCCTTTAGCAATCGGCAAAAAAATACGTCTCGATACAATCACTCAAACGATTACCTGTATTGAACATTGGCTTTAG
- a CDS encoding glutaminase A has product MNKLQMIYEQAKQRTANGQVASYIPALAAANGDLFAVSLLSAEHEIELGDCTETFTLQSVVKVISFMVAANYHGIEEIMHYVDVEPTGDSFNSIVRLESHNNKPFNPMINAGAITIASLLPGETMFEKVKSVTTFLEQIIGKKVHINNEVYFSEYQSADYNRAIAYILQANGFLKSDVEEALQVYLQLCSISVDVSDLAKLAFYFATNGKESEAICNKGVINIAKALMITCGMYNASGKFAAFIGLPAKSGVSGAIIAVVRNGEIEQLQGPIGIGIYGPAIDQVGNSVAGIEFLMHLSKEYDLFCL; this is encoded by the coding sequence ATGAATAAATTACAAATGATTTATGAACAGGCAAAGCAAAGGACAGCCAATGGTCAGGTCGCATCTTATATACCGGCGCTTGCAGCAGCAAATGGTGATTTATTTGCTGTAAGTTTACTAAGTGCAGAACATGAAATCGAATTAGGGGATTGTACAGAAACTTTTACGCTTCAAAGTGTCGTGAAAGTAATCAGTTTTATGGTTGCTGCCAATTATCACGGGATAGAGGAAATCATGCACTATGTTGATGTGGAGCCGACAGGAGATTCATTTAATTCGATCGTCCGCCTGGAGAGCCATAATAATAAGCCGTTCAATCCGATGATTAATGCAGGAGCAATAACAATTGCCTCGTTACTTCCAGGTGAGACAATGTTCGAAAAAGTGAAATCTGTGACGACTTTTTTAGAACAAATTATCGGAAAGAAAGTGCATATTAATAATGAAGTGTATTTTTCGGAATACCAGTCCGCTGATTATAACCGCGCAATCGCCTATATATTACAGGCGAACGGTTTTTTGAAATCCGATGTGGAAGAAGCGCTTCAAGTGTATTTACAGCTTTGCTCGATTTCAGTAGATGTATCGGATTTAGCGAAATTAGCATTTTATTTTGCGACGAATGGAAAAGAAAGTGAAGCTATTTGCAATAAGGGAGTCATTAATATTGCGAAAGCATTAATGATTACATGCGGAATGTACAATGCGTCCGGAAAATTTGCGGCATTCATTGGATTACCAGCCAAAAGCGGAGTATCCGGTGCAATTATTGCCGTTGTGCGTAATGGAGAAATTGAACAGCTGCAAGGGCCAATTGGAATCGGCATCTATGGACCCGCAATTGATCAAGTCGGCAATAGTGTGGCGGGCATCGAGTTTCTGATGCATCTGTCAAAGGAATATGATTTGTTTTGTTTATAG
- a CDS encoding ABC-F type ribosomal protection protein has protein sequence MPIEMKNVSFSYDLLDEPLFNNINITIDNSWKLGLIGRNGRGKTTLLRLLQNKLPYSGTVTSDEEFQYFPLAIRNSKVSTYYAIDEVMPVELWKLERECRLLSLDQSLLWAPFEQLSGGEQTKVMLAAVFCGENRFLLLDEPTNHLDTKGRSIVANYLKKKKGFIVVSHDRHFINEVVTHILAIEKNRLSLYKGNFSIYEQEKKLQDEFELEQNRSLNAEINRLQKTAREKSNWAAQREKPSGNDPFGNAIAKRMNKRAKAIEKRTQEKIEDKTKLLKNIETVSDLTINCQYKHRNPVLRMKNFTLSYSDQPLFHPISFELFQGEQVAIVGPNGSGKTSLVQFLQGTFSGTANGEILMPQGLSTSIIRQNYEDNRGILKDFASDHEIDYTLFLNNLRIFGFNRDVFQVPIEKMSMGQQKKVEFSRSLGLEAEFYIWDEPLNYLDVFNQQQIEKMIAHFKPTLLFVEHDATFVKNTATKVIELIPYH, from the coding sequence ATGCCGATAGAAATGAAAAACGTATCGTTCAGCTATGACTTGCTGGATGAACCATTATTTAACAACATTAATATAACGATCGATAATTCCTGGAAACTCGGACTAATAGGACGCAATGGTCGTGGAAAAACAACTTTATTGCGGTTACTGCAAAACAAATTACCTTACAGCGGAACGGTTACGAGCGACGAAGAATTTCAATATTTTCCCCTTGCCATTCGTAATTCAAAAGTTAGTACGTATTACGCAATTGATGAAGTAATGCCTGTAGAGCTATGGAAGCTAGAGCGGGAATGTCGGCTTTTGTCGCTTGATCAATCGTTGCTATGGGCGCCCTTTGAGCAATTATCAGGCGGTGAACAAACGAAAGTAATGCTTGCGGCCGTCTTTTGTGGAGAAAACCGTTTTTTGCTGCTCGATGAACCGACGAATCACCTGGATACGAAAGGCCGGTCCATTGTGGCAAACTATTTGAAAAAGAAAAAAGGCTTTATTGTCGTCAGTCATGACCGGCATTTTATTAATGAAGTAGTGACGCATATTTTAGCGATTGAAAAAAACCGGCTGAGCCTATACAAAGGGAATTTCTCCATCTATGAACAGGAAAAAAAGCTGCAGGATGAGTTTGAACTCGAGCAAAATCGCTCATTAAATGCTGAAATAAATCGCCTGCAAAAAACTGCGCGGGAAAAATCGAACTGGGCCGCGCAACGCGAAAAACCTTCTGGCAATGATCCATTTGGGAATGCCATTGCAAAGCGCATGAATAAACGGGCAAAGGCGATTGAAAAACGGACACAGGAGAAAATTGAAGATAAAACGAAACTGTTAAAAAATATCGAGACGGTAAGCGATTTGACGATTAACTGTCAATATAAGCATCGGAATCCTGTGCTTCGAATGAAAAACTTTACGTTAAGTTACAGTGACCAACCGCTGTTCCATCCTATTTCCTTTGAACTATTCCAAGGAGAGCAAGTTGCTATTGTCGGACCGAACGGCAGCGGGAAAACATCACTTGTTCAATTTTTACAAGGAACATTTTCCGGTACCGCTAATGGTGAAATACTGATGCCGCAAGGGTTGAGCACAAGTATAATTCGCCAAAATTATGAGGATAACCGGGGGATATTAAAGGATTTTGCTTCGGATCATGAAATCGACTACACCTTATTTTTGAACAATTTACGTATTTTCGGATTTAACCGTGATGTTTTTCAGGTGCCTATTGAAAAGATGAGCATGGGTCAGCAAAAGAAAGTCGAATTTTCAAGGTCGCTCGGACTCGAAGCTGAATTTTATATTTGGGACGAACCGCTCAACTATTTGGACGTCTTTAACCAGCAACAAATCGAGAAAATGATCGCTCACTTTAAACCGACTTTATTATTCGTGGAGCATGATGCAACATTCGTAAAAAATACAGCAACGAAAGTTATTGAGCTCATCCCTTATCATTAA
- a CDS encoding transcriptional regulator — protein sequence MEIQNISTEALIKGYEMKQERYQCLFCGESYHLDEVFPYDERFLTAEGMIKKHIESAHISSFHALLALDKKVSGLSDVQIEMMQHFFEGKTDLEIVNDSNVSSVSTVRQHRFKLREKEKQAKIFVALMQLMKNPEHYQIHKGARQVDERYSIEQKEREKVLTTYFKNGLDAGIETIPSKEKKKLIILQHILKRFEESKHYHEKEVNEILKTVHDDFVSLRRHLIEYGFMERNDDGLEYWVKK from the coding sequence TTGGAAATTCAAAATATTTCAACGGAAGCACTTATAAAAGGATATGAAATGAAACAGGAACGATATCAATGTTTGTTTTGTGGAGAATCCTATCATTTGGATGAAGTTTTTCCTTACGACGAACGTTTTCTAACAGCGGAAGGCATGATTAAAAAGCATATTGAGAGTGCACATATTTCATCATTTCACGCTTTGCTTGCTTTAGATAAAAAAGTAAGCGGGTTGTCAGATGTTCAAATTGAAATGATGCAGCATTTTTTCGAAGGTAAAACAGATCTGGAAATTGTAAATGATAGCAATGTTTCAAGTGTATCAACAGTTCGCCAGCATCGGTTTAAACTTCGCGAAAAGGAAAAACAGGCGAAAATTTTTGTTGCACTTATGCAGTTAATGAAAAACCCTGAACATTATCAGATTCATAAAGGAGCGAGGCAAGTGGACGAACGTTACAGTATTGAACAGAAGGAACGTGAAAAAGTGCTGACTACCTATTTTAAAAACGGATTGGACGCCGGGATTGAAACAATTCCAAGTAAGGAAAAGAAAAAGCTTATTATCCTGCAACATATTTTAAAGCGTTTTGAAGAGAGTAAACACTACCATGAAAAAGAGGTAAATGAAATTTTAAAAACTGTTCATGATGATTTTGTATCGCTGCGCCGTCATCTGATTGAGTACGGCTTTATGGAGCGCAATGACGATGGTTTGGAGTATTGGGTGAAAAAATAG
- a CDS encoding oxidoreductase, which yields MKKTLEVLGMVCPFPLIEAKEAIKELNTGDELEVQFDCTQGTESIPRWAAEDGHEVTNYEQLGEASWTITIKKK from the coding sequence ATGAAAAAAACATTAGAAGTTTTAGGGATGGTTTGTCCGTTTCCGTTAATCGAAGCAAAAGAAGCAATTAAAGAGTTAAACACAGGCGATGAGCTGGAAGTACAATTCGACTGTACTCAAGGTACAGAATCCATTCCACGCTGGGCAGCAGAAGACGGTCATGAAGTGACAAACTACGAGCAGTTAGGCGAAGCTTCTTGGACAATTACAATTAAGAAAAAATAA
- a CDS encoding transcriptional regulator, with product MELRQLEYFLMLCEEMQFTRAAERLNIAQPTLSQQIKVLENEVNTPLFHRIGKKITLTEAGQILYRQAQTIFKTLHTTKIQMQQLASLEKGILRIGALPGELTNIVSDLVLKFMHKFPHIQVTVTSGEDIHTLLKNNKIDIGFSFSPLIENYDEQFVEIPLYTEQFCYVESKDSAAQHEPVQLRDILNEPLVLFPNAHLCRRILNAAAKSDKLSIEPKFETSSIPAIFQFVEQGLGGTIVAKTLFDLHVSDKLHAHIIQHPLLERETLLIYQKERLQSPAFKAFLDLLEPALTNYQLSFSANSL from the coding sequence ATGGAATTACGACAGTTAGAGTATTTTTTAATGTTATGTGAAGAGATGCAATTCACAAGAGCAGCTGAACGGCTTAATATTGCACAGCCAACTTTAAGTCAACAAATTAAAGTGCTCGAAAATGAAGTAAATACCCCATTGTTTCACCGGATCGGCAAGAAAATCACCCTTACGGAAGCTGGTCAGATCCTTTACCGCCAAGCACAAACAATCTTTAAAACATTGCATACGACAAAAATACAAATGCAGCAATTGGCTTCACTTGAAAAAGGGATTCTTCGTATTGGCGCATTGCCCGGTGAATTGACCAATATTGTGTCAGATTTAGTATTAAAGTTCATGCATAAATTTCCGCATATACAAGTAACCGTTACTTCCGGTGAAGATATTCATACATTATTGAAGAACAATAAAATCGATATCGGCTTTTCGTTTTCACCACTGATTGAAAACTACGATGAGCAGTTTGTGGAAATCCCTTTATACACTGAACAGTTCTGTTATGTAGAAAGCAAAGACAGCGCTGCACAACATGAACCCGTACAATTGCGTGACATTCTAAACGAACCACTTGTTTTGTTTCCAAATGCCCACCTGTGCCGGCGAATTTTAAATGCTGCGGCTAAATCGGACAAGTTATCGATTGAGCCGAAGTTTGAAACATCGAGCATTCCCGCTATTTTTCAATTTGTAGAGCAAGGTCTTGGTGGAACGATTGTAGCCAAAACATTGTTTGACCTTCACGTGTCGGATAAACTGCACGCTCATATCATTCAGCATCCTTTACTGGAAAGAGAAACATTGCTGATCTATCAAAAGGAGCGCCTGCAATCTCCTGCTTTTAAAGCATTTCTTGATTTATTGGAACCTGCGCTGACAAATTATCAGTTGTCTTTTTCCGCCAATTCATTGTGA
- a CDS encoding stage V sporulation protein D yields the protein MKWISTISKNRLRLIFAAFILFGVIVFIRLFYVQVIQHDKLTELAKTNWDREIPFTSERGEITDRNGEVIVTNELAPTLYFMPTQNDNIEEASNQIADVLNLDAKRLFEKMNSKSYLVKLAPEAKNISYEQAVKIQELKIDGLYSGVDYDRSYPYGNLLSRLVGFTGYDSQGLAGIEYQYDKLLTSKDAAIKLFTDAKGKALPHVNDEWREGKQGATVGLTIDLEVQKVIERELSQAMTKYNAEQALAIAMNPKTGEILALSSYPTYDPSKFEEVESSIYNRNLPVWMTYEPGSTFKIITLSAAVEENVVDLEKDTYFDKGYTMVEGVRLRCWKRDGHGEETFLQVVENSCNPGFIELGQRVGADKLMKYIKNFGFGKTTGSNIAGEASGILFSEEAFGPVEHATTSFGQGISVTPIQQVQAVAAAVNGGKLFTPYVVSKVYNPESGEVVIENKPNLKRNVVSEETSKIVRDALESVVANGSGRAAYRDGLRIGGKTGTAQKVENGRYKDGDYIVSFIGFAPANDPEVVVYVAVDSPKGELVFGSTIVAPIVGQIIEDIAPILGIEKDREGQLEKQYRWGDKITERVPDLVGVPVNEIMELEYPYQIEVHGEGETVKAQLPEPESVLELDGTLHLYLEK from the coding sequence TTGAAGTGGATTTCAACTATTTCTAAAAATAGATTGAGGTTAATCTTTGCGGCTTTTATACTTTTCGGCGTTATCGTTTTTATAAGACTGTTTTATGTGCAGGTTATTCAGCATGATAAACTAACAGAACTTGCAAAAACGAATTGGGATCGGGAAATTCCGTTTACTTCAGAACGGGGAGAAATTACGGACCGTAACGGTGAAGTTATTGTTACAAACGAATTGGCTCCAACGCTGTATTTCATGCCAACACAGAATGATAATATCGAAGAAGCTTCCAATCAAATTGCAGATGTACTAAATTTGGATGCAAAAAGATTATTCGAAAAAATGAATTCTAAAAGTTACCTGGTCAAACTTGCACCAGAAGCGAAAAATATTTCATACGAACAGGCGGTTAAAATTCAGGAATTGAAAATTGACGGACTCTATAGTGGTGTAGATTATGACAGGAGTTATCCGTACGGTAACTTGTTATCCCGACTAGTCGGATTTACTGGATATGATTCACAAGGACTTGCAGGAATTGAATATCAATATGATAAACTATTAACTTCAAAAGATGCAGCAATCAAGTTATTTACGGATGCAAAAGGAAAGGCATTACCCCATGTGAATGATGAATGGCGAGAAGGGAAGCAAGGAGCAACGGTAGGTTTAACAATTGATTTAGAAGTTCAGAAAGTAATAGAACGGGAACTGTCACAAGCTATGACAAAATATAATGCGGAACAGGCACTAGCTATTGCGATGAATCCCAAAACTGGTGAAATTTTAGCACTTTCTTCATATCCTACATACGATCCATCAAAGTTTGAAGAAGTAGAATCATCCATTTACAATCGAAATTTGCCGGTATGGATGACTTATGAGCCAGGGTCAACCTTTAAGATTATAACATTGAGTGCCGCTGTTGAAGAAAATGTAGTGGATCTGGAAAAGGATACTTATTTTGATAAAGGTTACACAATGGTGGAAGGTGTGAGACTTCGCTGTTGGAAACGCGATGGTCATGGAGAGGAAACGTTTTTACAAGTCGTGGAAAATTCCTGTAATCCAGGATTTATCGAGCTTGGGCAACGAGTAGGTGCTGACAAGTTAATGAAGTACATCAAGAATTTTGGGTTCGGTAAAACAACAGGTTCTAATATTGCCGGAGAAGCGTCTGGTATTTTATTTTCTGAAGAGGCATTTGGACCAGTTGAACATGCCACCACTTCTTTTGGGCAAGGTATTTCGGTGACACCAATTCAACAAGTTCAAGCAGTTGCTGCTGCGGTAAATGGTGGAAAACTGTTTACACCGTATGTTGTTTCAAAAGTCTATAATCCGGAAAGTGGAGAAGTGGTTATCGAAAATAAACCGAACTTAAAACGTAATGTGGTCAGTGAGGAGACTTCCAAAATAGTAAGAGATGCGCTGGAGTCTGTTGTAGCAAATGGGTCAGGGAGAGCTGCATACCGGGATGGACTTCGAATCGGAGGGAAGACGGGTACTGCTCAAAAAGTCGAAAATGGACGTTATAAAGATGGGGACTATATTGTATCATTTATTGGTTTCGCACCAGCAAATGATCCGGAAGTTGTCGTATATGTTGCGGTTGATAGTCCAAAAGGGGAATTGGTATTCGGCAGTACAATTGTAGCTCCGATTGTTGGACAGATTATTGAAGATATTGCACCTATTTTGGGAATAGAAAAAGATCGGGAAGGTCAATTAGAAAAGCAATATCGTTGGGGTGATAAAATTACAGAGCGTGTACCTGATTTAGTAGGTGTACCAGTTAATGAAATTATGGAGTTGGAATATCCTTATCAGATCGAAGTACATGGTGAAGGTGAGACAGTAAAAGCGCAGTTACCGGAGCCTGAAAGTGTATTGGAACTGGATGGCACTCTTCATCTTTATTTAGAAAAATAG
- a CDS encoding metal-binding protein, with the protein MKRKLNWLSMLAFSFMLVGCAGNTDEKENTASSEVKGEAAKEHESQQEHDHDHEHQHESDEEQKEIYNGYFKDEQVQDRPLSDWAGDWQSVYPYLQDGTLDEVFEHKASQDSSKSFEEFKNYYEIGYKTTTDRIVIEDNFVTFYDHGHAHKGEYKYDGFEILTYEKGNRGVRFIFKHVGDEKGVPAYIQFSDHIIAPQKSGHYHIYWGDDREALLKEVTNWPTYYPSQLDGHEIAHEMIAH; encoded by the coding sequence ATGAAAAGGAAATTAAATTGGTTAAGTATGCTGGCATTTAGCTTCATGCTGGTAGGTTGTGCAGGAAATACCGACGAAAAGGAGAATACCGCTTCTAGTGAAGTAAAGGGAGAAGCTGCAAAAGAACATGAAAGTCAACAAGAACACGACCATGACCATGAACATCAGCATGAATCCGACGAGGAACAAAAAGAAATTTACAACGGCTATTTTAAAGATGAACAAGTACAAGATCGTCCATTAAGCGATTGGGCCGGTGACTGGCAATCGGTATATCCTTATTTGCAGGATGGCACATTAGATGAAGTATTTGAACATAAGGCTTCCCAGGATAGCAGCAAAAGCTTTGAGGAGTTTAAAAATTATTATGAAATAGGCTATAAAACAACTACCGACCGTATTGTAATAGAGGATAATTTTGTTACATTTTATGATCACGGTCACGCCCACAAAGGAGAATACAAATATGATGGATTTGAAATTTTAACATATGAAAAAGGTAATCGCGGAGTCCGGTTTATTTTTAAACATGTGGGAGATGAAAAAGGAGTACCTGCTTATATTCAGTTCAGTGATCATATTATTGCGCCTCAAAAATCGGGACATTACCACATCTACTGGGGTGATGACCGTGAAGCCTTATTAAAGGAAGTAACAAATTGGCCAACCTATTACCCTTCGCAATTGGATGGCCATGAGATTGCACACGAGATGATAGCCCACTAA
- a CDS encoding transcriptional regulator, translated as MDIKWLKTFIAVVEEGSFRAAAEKLFISQPSITVHMKLLEEHLRVQLFHREHTKVKVSAIGEKYYPMAKKLVAQIEASTKEIHLETLNPAVPLIISVSPALLYTNLLDRIHDFIELHQQYIVEIVMEDQVQLESAIKGQQIDVALGLHKFISKEFHSERIDRSPLRLVYSSKLQLMEKQLDLQLKALFNEHPLYIGYLNEHIPVVEWLNNEYEIKKFNKIKDVIFAIKLIKEGLGIGLLPESLISEEIEADLLRVVDIGPIGTINPVDIYMSHLRNSIKIIPLTSFIRNSLLEN; from the coding sequence ATGGATATCAAGTGGCTAAAAACATTTATAGCAGTTGTCGAAGAAGGGAGCTTTCGAGCAGCAGCAGAAAAACTGTTTATTTCTCAACCAAGTATCACTGTACATATGAAGTTATTGGAGGAGCATTTACGGGTTCAATTGTTTCACCGGGAACATACAAAGGTTAAGGTATCTGCAATTGGCGAAAAATATTATCCTATGGCCAAAAAACTTGTGGCTCAAATAGAAGCGAGTACAAAAGAAATTCACCTTGAAACACTAAATCCGGCTGTTCCATTAATAATTTCAGTTTCACCCGCCTTGCTGTATACGAATCTATTAGATCGAATACATGATTTTATTGAATTGCATCAACAATACATTGTAGAAATTGTTATGGAAGATCAGGTACAGTTAGAAAGTGCAATAAAAGGACAACAAATAGATGTAGCACTAGGTTTACACAAATTTATTTCTAAAGAGTTTCATTCGGAGCGTATTGACCGTTCACCATTAAGACTGGTATATTCTTCTAAATTACAGCTAATGGAAAAGCAGTTGGATTTACAGCTTAAAGCACTTTTTAATGAGCATCCGCTTTATATAGGTTATTTAAATGAACATATTCCTGTAGTTGAATGGTTAAATAACGAGTACGAGATAAAGAAATTCAACAAAATAAAGGATGTTATTTTTGCTATAAAATTAATTAAGGAAGGTTTAGGTATCGGGCTATTGCCTGAAAGTTTAATTTCAGAGGAAATTGAAGCGGATTTATTAAGGGTAGTGGATATAGGTCCGATCGGGACTATTAATCCAGTTGATATTTATATGAGCCACTTAAGAAATTCTATTAAAATTATTCCTTTGACGAGTTTTATCCGAAATAGTTTACTGGAAAATTGA